The DNA sequence TTGAATTATAGACCGGTCGAACAGCCTGAATAACGATATTCCCTCCATATTTATTTCCGTCTTTAGACGTGAGTACAAGTGCAAAATTTGATTTTATTTTTTCAAAATTCTGAAGTTTTTTACCTGTCCAGCTCGTATTGTTTATAAAATCCCTGAGACTTTTTTCCAGTGTTTTAAAAGCCTGCTGGTTACTTCCTCCCAATTGCTGAGCATTGACCTGAACGGTAGACAACAATTCTTGAGAAAAGCTGACATTATAGATGAAAAGCAGTAAAAATAAACCTATAAGTTTTTTCATTATCTATTAAAAATTGAGAACGGAAATTTATTAAAATTATTTTGAAAGTTGATACTCAACAAAATTGAGAATATCTTTGGCCACATCATCTTTCGATTTCAGCTCAAATTCTTTCTTCTCTGTTTTGGTAAATATTCTTATTTTATTGGTATCGTTTTTAAATCCCGCTCCTGTATCGCGAAGGGAATTCAAGACAATCATATCCAGATTTTTCTTTTCAAGTTTTCCTTTTGCATTCTCTTCTTCATTCTGTGTTTCCAAAGCAAACCCAACTAAAAACTGATGTGTTTTCTGATCCCCCATCGTTTTCAGAATATCTGGATTTTTCACCAGCTCTATCGTGAGATTATCGTCATTTTTTTTGATCTTCTCTTTTGCTACTTCTTTAGGAGCATAATCAGCTACTGCAGCACTTGCTATTGCGATATCTACATTTTCGTAAAACTCAAATACCTTATCCAGCATTTCTTTTGCAGAGGTTACTTTATGGAGCTCTATGTTCTGCGAATGAATATTCTGAGAACTCGGACCGGAAACCAAAATAACTTTTGCACCTCTTTTTGCCGCTTCTTCTGCTAATGAGAACCCCATTTTACCGGAGGAGTGATTTCCTATAAACCGTACCGGATCAATTGCCTCATAGGTAGGCCCTGCAGTAATCAGAACTGTTTTCCCTTTGAAAACTGTATCTTCATTGTTTTCGTTAAAAAACTCATCAACAGTTCTAAAGATGGTTTCCGGTTCTGCCATTCTTCCTTGTCCAATTAAACCACTGGCCAGTTCTCCACTTTCCGCGGGAATAATAAAGTGACCGAAATCTTCTGCTAATTCTAAATTCTGTTTAGTTGTAGGATGGTCATACATATCGAGATCCATTGCAGGAGCAATAAAAACCGGGCATTTTGCAGACATATAAGTGGCTAATACCAAATTATCACACATTCCGTGTGTCATTTTAGCCAGGGTGTTGGCAGTACAGGGAGCCACGATAATGACATCCGCCCATAAACCTAATTCGACATGGCTGTTCCAGCTTCCATTTTCAGTATAAAAATCGGAATAAACAGGCTTTTTAGACAAAGTGGAAAGACTTAGCTTTGTAACAAAATGTTCTGCATCAGGAGTCATGATCACCTGCACTTCAGCACCATTTTTTATAAAATCTCTGATTAAAAAATGGATTTTATACGCAGCAATTCCCCCAGAAACGGCAATAAGAATCTTTTTCCCGGAAACATTCATTTAGTTTTAATTTTTTAAAACACTAAATTACTTATTTTTTCCCACAACAGGTTTACAAACGACAAAGGTCATAAAGAAATTATTCCCTTATGACCTTCATTTATAAAAAATACAAATGATTTTTATTTTCTCTCTTCAGTCTTTCTGAAGTAAACATCTTCGTTCAACCATTCTTCAATAGCAATAGAAGTTGGCTTTGGAAGTTTTTCGTAATGTTTAGAGATTTCAATCTGCTCTCTGTTTTCGAAAACTTCTTCCAATGTAGAATTATGAACAGCAAATTCATCTAATTTGTTATGCAACTCAGTACGAATTTCCGCATTAATTTGCTCTGCTCTCTTTCCCATGATAACAATAGCTTCATAGATTGAGCCTACTTTATCTTCAATCTTATCTTTATCGTAAGTAATTGTATTTACTTCTGCTTTTGTATCTTTTACACTCATTTTGAGAAATTTATTTATTTATAAGTTGGCAAATTTACGAATTATCTTTTAATTTTGAAAGTCGCAGCTGGAGGAGGTGTTTGAAGTGCAGCACTATCCCTCTGAATTTTCAATGCTTTCTTCTCTGTAGCAACCTGATCTTTAATCTGCTGATCGGTCTTATTAAGTGCTTCCTGCTTTTCTGCTTCCTTCTTTTGTCTCGCGGTTAATGTTGCCATTCTAGCTTCTGTTTGCTTTTTAACCACTGCAAAATTTTGTTTTTCTCTGTCCAGTTTCTCTCTCAAATCTGCTGCTGTTTTAGCATATTCTGTATTTGGAAGATCTTTTTCTACCTGTTTTGTAAAAGATAAAGCACTTTCAATACGCTCTTCTTTAAGACCATATATTGAATTTTGAGCTAACAGATAACGGGACTTCATCATATAATCATAGATTTTTGGACGAAGTTTTGTACTTGGGAAATCTTCAAGAACATTTTCTAAGGCAACAGTGGCTGATTTATAATCACCCATTTTATAATATTGTCTTGCATTCTCGTAAGACTTAAACTCTAATTTATAGCTTAGTTCATCAATAAGCTGATTGATATTTTTAGATCTTTCAGAATTAGGATAGTTGTTCAGGAAATCCTGTAATTCATTCACAGCCAATTCCGTACTTGTTTGATCTAAATTATAATCCATAGACCCTTCATAGTAACATAAAGCAGACATATATGCCGCTTCTTCAGCTCTGGGATCTTTAGGAAAACTTATTGCAAAGTTCTTAAACTGATGCCCCGCAAGCTTATAGTTTTTATCGTAATAGTTTGCATAAGCAGTGTTAAATCCTACATTCGGAAAATCATCTGTTCCTGCAACAAGATTAGCAAGCCTGTCGTAGAGAGCCAAAGCATTTTTCCATTTCTTTTTAGCAAAATTTTCATTAGCTGCTTTTAAGATGAAAGCTTTATCAGCACTTTTCAATGCTTTTTCCTGCTGACTTGCACATGATGAAATTACAGCTATGGCAAAAAGACCTAAAATATATTTTTTCATATAAAAATTCAACCATCCCGGATTATTCCGATCTATTAATTTGCAAAAATATAACTTTTTTATCAATAGATTTTTTTTTATGATTATTTAACGTAATTTTAGTCTGCAGCGTATCCCAATATTGCAAAAACACTTAATAAAAGATTCATTCTTACTTTTTTCTCTGCTTCTTTA is a window from the Chryseobacterium sp. T16E-39 genome containing:
- a CDS encoding outer membrane protein assembly factor BamD, with the translated sequence MKKYILGLFAIAVISSCASQQEKALKSADKAFILKAANENFAKKKWKNALALYDRLANLVAGTDDFPNVGFNTAYANYYDKNYKLAGHQFKNFAISFPKDPRAEEAAYMSALCYYEGSMDYNLDQTSTELAVNELQDFLNNYPNSERSKNINQLIDELSYKLEFKSYENARQYYKMGDYKSATVALENVLEDFPSTKLRPKIYDYMMKSRYLLAQNSIYGLKEERIESALSFTKQVEKDLPNTEYAKTAADLREKLDREKQNFAVVKKQTEARMATLTARQKKEAEKQEALNKTDQQIKDQVATEKKALKIQRDSAALQTPPPAATFKIKR
- a CDS encoding DNA-directed RNA polymerase subunit omega, with the translated sequence MSVKDTKAEVNTITYDKDKIEDKVGSIYEAIVIMGKRAEQINAEIRTELHNKLDEFAVHNSTLEEVFENREQIEISKHYEKLPKPTSIAIEEWLNEDVYFRKTEERK
- the coaBC gene encoding bifunctional phosphopantothenoylcysteine decarboxylase/phosphopantothenate--cysteine ligase CoaBC; this encodes MNVSGKKILIAVSGGIAAYKIHFLIRDFIKNGAEVQVIMTPDAEHFVTKLSLSTLSKKPVYSDFYTENGSWNSHVELGLWADVIIVAPCTANTLAKMTHGMCDNLVLATYMSAKCPVFIAPAMDLDMYDHPTTKQNLELAEDFGHFIIPAESGELASGLIGQGRMAEPETIFRTVDEFFNENNEDTVFKGKTVLITAGPTYEAIDPVRFIGNHSSGKMGFSLAEEAAKRGAKVILVSGPSSQNIHSQNIELHKVTSAKEMLDKVFEFYENVDIAIASAAVADYAPKEVAKEKIKKNDDNLTIELVKNPDILKTMGDQKTHQFLVGFALETQNEEENAKGKLEKKNLDMIVLNSLRDTGAGFKNDTNKIRIFTKTEKKEFELKSKDDVAKDILNFVEYQLSK